In Spirobacillus cienkowskii, a genomic segment contains:
- a CDS encoding glycosyltransferase, with amino-acid sequence MASQLSYVEDSNAKSSYDIIWLVIDSRTAQYGVVSGISRFVIGLTTALVRELNVRKQEIFQNNKRLKLLIVSKSEPAQWVIELVHKYPNIVSFWSGGPGSLQKSYDKPIWLWSTFALKRIQKLTNNQVIWLAPANFDRPLFISRNNMSSRVIQVVHDNIPFLPVKGIGYFFKRQFRFLVKRTLARLPFVTTVSQHSAKALQNIVKKRTTPLYVISNAVDSIFGNEKRIIDLDIIVSRRKIFIEKVSIEKDAEKLNYIFDKIGKSNWVLGVGMNQKYKSWEVAYQAVLKVVNDSQLDVWFVRVGADPKEISSYVKKCVPKEIGKIKLFENLRIIVLPILIDAELAEIYRISTLLIHPSVAEGFGLPPLEAALSGTPVIFRSSTAVDQHFPSGILPNNYWCPIDSGYLSIWAKQIEKMLTDKKDSEFYKNLHNSSSTREFIVEKSHSSNFEWRDSAISLLEWLFKDDGIINKFNRKNF; translated from the coding sequence ATGGCGTCCCAGTTATCTTATGTTGAAGATTCAAATGCGAAAAGTAGCTACGATATAATTTGGCTAGTTATTGATTCGCGTACTGCTCAATATGGAGTTGTGTCTGGTATTTCGCGTTTTGTTATAGGGTTGACAACAGCATTAGTTCGTGAACTAAACGTCAGAAAACAAGAAATTTTTCAAAATAATAAAAGATTAAAACTTTTAATTGTTTCAAAATCTGAACCAGCTCAATGGGTTATTGAATTGGTTCATAAATATCCAAATATTGTGTCTTTTTGGAGTGGTGGTCCTGGATCATTACAAAAGTCATACGATAAACCAATTTGGCTATGGTCTACGTTTGCTTTAAAACGTATACAGAAGTTAACTAATAATCAGGTAATTTGGCTTGCTCCTGCAAATTTTGATAGACCTTTGTTTATTTCAAGAAATAATATGTCTTCAAGGGTGATTCAGGTTGTTCATGATAATATTCCTTTTTTACCAGTTAAAGGTATTGGCTACTTTTTTAAGAGACAGTTTCGTTTTTTAGTAAAAAGAACTTTAGCGAGATTGCCATTTGTCACGACAGTATCTCAACATTCTGCAAAAGCATTACAAAATATCGTAAAAAAAAGAACGACTCCATTATATGTAATTAGTAATGCAGTCGATTCAATTTTTGGCAACGAAAAAAGAATAATTGATTTAGATATTATAGTTTCAAGGAGAAAAATTTTTATTGAAAAAGTATCTATAGAAAAGGATGCTGAAAAGCTAAATTATATTTTTGATAAAATTGGAAAATCAAATTGGGTTCTTGGCGTTGGAATGAATCAAAAGTATAAATCTTGGGAAGTTGCATATCAGGCTGTTTTAAAGGTTGTAAATGATTCGCAACTTGACGTTTGGTTTGTAAGAGTTGGAGCTGATCCTAAAGAAATTTCGAGCTATGTAAAAAAATGTGTTCCTAAAGAAATTGGAAAAATTAAGCTTTTTGAAAATCTTAGAATAATTGTTTTACCTATTTTAATTGATGCAGAATTAGCAGAAATTTATAGAATTTCGACTTTGCTAATTCACCCCTCTGTTGCAGAAGGTTTTGGGTTACCACCTTTAGAAGCTGCATTAAGTGGTACTCCAGTCATTTTTAGAAGTTCTACGGCAGTCGATCAGCATTTTCCATCTGGAATTCTTCCAAATAATTATTGGTGTCCAATTGATTCTGGTTATTTATCGATTTGGGCTAAGCAAATCGAAAAAATGCTCACTGATAAAAAAGATTCAGAATTTTACAAAAATTTACATAATTCTTCTTCAACGCGAGAGTTTATTGTAGAAAAAAGTCATAGCTCAAACTTTGAGTGGAGAGACTCTGCAATTTCTCTACTAGAATGGTTATTTAAGGATGATGGAATTATAAATAAATTTAATAGAAAAAACTTTTAA
- the ftsZ gene encoding cell division protein FtsZ — translation MSDRAEKNNKYSSNAIIKVIGVGGGGGNALNTMIESGLTGVEFIAANTDVQALQSNLAPIKIQLGRELTKGLGAGANPEMGRNAALEDKAILQEVLSGADMVFVTGGMGGGTGTGAAPIIAQVARELGALTVGVVTKPFTFEGKRRKQQSEHGIQSLRQSVDTLITIPNQRLLSIAPPDMSMLEGFKLADEVLLNAVKGISDIINIPGRVNVDFADVKTIMSEMGMALMGIGTATGPNRAAEAARSAINSPLLEDIDIEGATGILINITGTSSMTLHEISEASTLIQEAAHEEANIIFGAVIDESMGDTIRVTVIATGFDQARVSFPETAQGFASIAQQPQFLNQNLNNQQQQQQLPNQSFASMNTQRPQNNFSPSIPAVNPYEVRNNAQAQHAAAQQQHNQFTQHTNLNNQFSRSQFGREMQPNFGAQGTNHTHNSQRPTLQGQENLNLQNSPSHAVQQPFNRNSSHLDNKNINSLQRPNDNNSLNHRTATVTTSIHHQTISKPEGSDFEELTKWTFDMANQQQQSVNSQKNAEAKVMGATATKQHDDQINDDAAETALKLAKELSDIEIDDSDFETPAFMRRKDDSQRNI, via the coding sequence ATGAGTGATAGAGCGGAAAAAAATAATAAATACTCATCTAATGCAATCATTAAAGTGATTGGTGTGGGCGGCGGTGGGGGAAACGCTCTTAATACAATGATTGAGTCTGGTTTAACTGGAGTTGAATTTATTGCTGCGAATACAGATGTTCAAGCACTTCAATCTAACTTAGCCCCAATTAAAATCCAACTTGGAAGAGAGCTTACTAAAGGACTAGGTGCAGGCGCAAACCCTGAAATGGGAAGAAATGCCGCCCTTGAGGACAAAGCAATTCTCCAAGAAGTTCTTAGTGGCGCAGACATGGTTTTTGTCACTGGAGGAATGGGAGGCGGTACCGGTACTGGAGCCGCTCCAATTATTGCTCAAGTTGCAAGAGAGCTGGGAGCACTCACCGTAGGTGTTGTGACAAAGCCTTTTACTTTTGAAGGCAAACGCAGAAAACAACAGTCTGAACATGGTATTCAATCATTACGTCAGTCGGTTGATACCCTGATAACAATTCCTAATCAAAGACTATTAAGTATTGCCCCTCCAGATATGTCAATGCTTGAAGGGTTTAAACTCGCTGATGAAGTGTTACTCAATGCGGTAAAAGGCATTTCTGATATTATCAATATTCCAGGTCGAGTTAACGTTGACTTTGCAGATGTTAAAACAATTATGTCTGAAATGGGTATGGCGCTCATGGGTATTGGCACAGCGACTGGACCTAATAGGGCTGCAGAAGCTGCGCGTTCGGCAATTAACTCACCACTTTTAGAAGACATTGATATTGAAGGCGCAACTGGTATTTTAATTAATATTACAGGAACGAGCTCAATGACTTTGCATGAAATTAGCGAAGCTTCAACACTTATTCAAGAAGCAGCTCATGAAGAGGCAAATATCATTTTTGGTGCTGTAATTGATGAATCAATGGGTGATACAATTAGGGTCACAGTGATTGCAACAGGATTTGATCAAGCAAGAGTTTCTTTTCCTGAAACAGCGCAAGGATTTGCAAGCATTGCGCAGCAACCCCAATTTTTAAACCAAAATTTAAATAACCAACAACAACAACAACAATTGCCTAATCAAAGCTTTGCTTCAATGAATACGCAACGTCCACAAAACAACTTTTCACCAAGTATTCCGGCTGTTAACCCTTACGAAGTCAGAAACAATGCTCAGGCGCAACATGCAGCAGCACAACAGCAGCATAATCAATTTACACAACATACTAACTTAAATAATCAGTTTTCTAGATCACAGTTTGGACGAGAAATGCAACCTAACTTTGGAGCACAAGGTACAAATCATACTCATAATTCTCAAAGGCCAACTTTACAGGGTCAAGAGAATTTAAATCTGCAAAATTCTCCTTCTCACGCAGTTCAACAACCCTTTAATCGAAACAGCTCGCATTTAGATAATAAAAACATTAATTCACTTCAAAGACCAAATGATAATAATTCATTAAATCATCGGACAGCAACTGTAACAACTTCAATTCATCATCAAACAATATCAAAACCAGAAGGATCGGATTTTGAAGAGTTAACAAAATGGACTTTTGATATGGCAAATCAGCAGCAACAATCAGTCAATTCTCAAAAAAATGCTGAAGCAAAAGTGATGGGTGCAACTGCAACTAAGCAACATGACGATCAAATCAATGATGATGCAGCAGAAACAGCTTTAAAACTTGCTAAAGAACTTTCTGACATAGAAATTGACGATTCTGATTTTGAAACACCAGCATTCATGCGCAGAAAAGATGACTCACAAAGGAATATTTGA
- the ftsA gene encoding cell division protein FtsA, with the protein MKTSQNKNICISLTLGSTHTSLIAASYEYKTFNSAKEDKQSHSDKEPLRIQILGAARIANNGAIKKGSISSIDAVTTSILEAIDEVERQSGIEIDSFRVCIAGTAAQFDNHIETSQIKGEEIRLSDLEKVTAAIKSQKPPLGFDFIHMIPSSYSVDNKHDIQNPIGMRGSSLSIMHHRIFYPQTELHNIIKACNNAGVRVQGFAFEPLAAAEGVLTTDEKEFGCISISIGAHLTHASVYINNTPFYSKEYPIGSHHITKDLAIGLRTTQAEAEKVKKEFGIAIEFSTKDANEKIEISTTDGNSTRMVTRKEINIIIEPRVKEILNTVYMDLKRSRLITKASKGIILSGGGALLSGMALATEEIFSLHTRVGMPTSITGVTEGLKSPIWASTVGTLSNLFSSIHREQAVNHYEDTRRIGSFATKIWLKLKEPFASR; encoded by the coding sequence ATGAAAACATCTCAAAATAAAAATATTTGTATTTCTCTTACACTGGGCTCAACTCATACCAGTCTTATTGCAGCGAGTTATGAATACAAAACTTTTAATTCAGCAAAAGAAGACAAACAATCCCATTCAGACAAAGAACCATTGCGGATTCAAATTCTAGGTGCAGCAAGAATCGCAAACAATGGAGCTATAAAAAAAGGAAGTATTTCAAGTATTGATGCTGTTACAACTTCAATTTTAGAAGCTATCGATGAAGTTGAGCGTCAATCTGGTATAGAAATAGATTCTTTTAGAGTATGTATTGCAGGTACAGCAGCTCAATTTGATAATCATATTGAAACTTCTCAAATTAAAGGAGAAGAAATTAGATTGTCAGATTTAGAAAAAGTAACTGCTGCTATAAAAAGTCAAAAACCGCCGCTTGGCTTTGATTTTATTCATATGATTCCAAGTTCTTATTCAGTTGATAACAAGCATGATATTCAAAATCCTATTGGAATGCGAGGATCTTCTTTATCAATCATGCATCACAGGATCTTTTATCCCCAAACAGAACTTCACAACATTATCAAAGCTTGCAATAATGCAGGTGTTAGAGTTCAAGGTTTTGCATTTGAACCCTTGGCTGCTGCAGAAGGTGTACTAACTACTGACGAAAAAGAGTTTGGCTGTATTTCAATTTCAATTGGAGCTCACCTCACTCACGCATCTGTTTATATTAACAACACACCGTTTTATTCTAAAGAATATCCAATTGGTTCACATCATATTACAAAAGATCTTGCAATAGGCTTGAGAACCACTCAAGCAGAGGCAGAAAAAGTAAAAAAAGAATTTGGTATTGCGATAGAGTTTTCTACAAAAGATGCAAATGAAAAAATTGAAATATCTACTACTGATGGCAATTCAACTAGAATGGTAACTAGAAAAGAAATTAACATAATTATAGAACCCCGAGTTAAAGAAATTTTAAATACTGTTTATATGGATTTAAAAAGGTCTCGACTTATTACAAAAGCGTCAAAAGGAATTATTTTATCGGGTGGAGGCGCTTTATTGAGCGGAATGGCTTTAGCAACAGAAGAAATATTTTCATTACATACTCGCGTGGGGATGCCTACTAGCATAACGGGAGTTACTGAGGGGTTAAAATCTCCAATTTGGGCTTCTACTGTAGGAACCCTTTCAAATTTATTCTCATCAATTCATAGAGAACAAGCAGTAAATCATTATGAAGACACTAGAAGAATTGGATCTTTTGCAACAAAAATATGGCTAAAATTAAAAGAGCCATTTGCTTCTAGATAA
- the murC gene encoding UDP-N-acetylmuramate--L-alanine ligase: MLNTIKKIHFVGIGGSGMSGIAEVLINSGFIITGSDIKSTPTTEHLKDIGATIFIGHQRENIKEAQVVVISSAINKHNPEIIEAHNLKVPIIHRTEMLSELMRMKYGIVVAGTHGKTTTTSILASALYELNLDPTVIIGGKINAFGSNAKLGKGELFVAEADESDGSFLRLTPTIAVITNIDRDHLDHYENLEAIIQAFEKFIDKVPFYGAICACIDDPIIQLILPKIRRKVVTYGLRQDADITAIDKITDGFYTSYTPVIYGKPASKVKLKMPGLYNLTNSLATFAVSSVLELDSNKISKAISKFQGVQHRFSILGEIKNNIVVDDYAHNPKKIETVLKGTKESFPKKQIIVIFQPHRYSRVKNQMSEFSKAFLDADHVIITPIYSAGEQEIQGINLDILAHQIKVNSFNNYSNSTFIAQSLNESASIALQIIKNNPYKHEFVVLTLGAGDVKLAGTMLLEKLELECK, translated from the coding sequence ATGTTAAATACGATAAAAAAAATTCACTTTGTAGGCATTGGTGGTAGCGGAATGTCCGGAATTGCAGAAGTTTTAATTAACTCTGGATTTATTATTACAGGAAGCGACATAAAAAGCACTCCAACAACAGAGCATCTTAAAGATATTGGAGCAACAATTTTTATCGGACATCAACGTGAAAACATAAAAGAAGCTCAGGTTGTTGTGATAAGTAGTGCAATTAATAAACATAATCCCGAAATCATTGAAGCTCATAACTTAAAAGTACCAATAATTCACAGAACAGAAATGTTAAGTGAATTAATGAGAATGAAATACGGAATTGTCGTTGCGGGAACCCACGGTAAAACAACAACAACAAGCATACTTGCTTCAGCTCTTTATGAACTTAATTTAGATCCCACTGTTATTATAGGCGGCAAAATTAACGCATTTGGAAGTAATGCTAAATTGGGCAAAGGCGAACTTTTTGTTGCCGAAGCTGATGAGAGTGATGGCAGTTTTCTACGATTAACACCGACTATTGCTGTTATTACAAACATAGATAGAGATCATTTGGATCACTATGAAAACCTTGAAGCAATTATACAAGCATTCGAAAAATTTATTGATAAAGTACCATTTTATGGAGCAATTTGTGCTTGTATTGATGATCCAATTATTCAATTAATTCTTCCAAAAATCAGACGCAAAGTTGTAACCTACGGATTAAGACAAGATGCAGATATTACAGCAATAGACAAAATTACAGATGGATTTTACACAAGTTATACCCCTGTTATCTATGGAAAACCAGCATCTAAAGTAAAATTAAAAATGCCTGGACTCTATAATCTTACAAATTCCTTAGCAACTTTTGCAGTTTCTTCTGTTCTTGAACTTGATTCTAATAAAATTAGTAAGGCAATTTCTAAATTTCAAGGAGTACAACATCGATTTAGTATCTTAGGAGAAATAAAGAACAATATTGTTGTTGATGATTATGCCCACAATCCCAAAAAAATAGAAACTGTTTTAAAAGGAACCAAAGAAAGCTTTCCTAAAAAACAAATTATAGTTATTTTTCAACCACATCGATATTCTAGAGTTAAAAATCAGATGTCCGAATTTTCAAAAGCTTTTTTAGATGCCGATCACGTAATTATAACTCCAATTTATTCTGCTGGAGAACAAGAAATTCAAGGAATAAATTTAGATATTTTGGCGCATCAGATTAAAGTAAATAGTTTTAATAATTATTCTAATTCTACTTTTATTGCACAAAGTTTAAATGAATCAGCTTCAATAGCTTTACAAATTATTAAAAATAATCCGTATAAACATGAGTTTGTAGTTTTAACATTGGGAGCTGGAGATGTTAAACTAGCCGGAACTATGCTTTTGGAGAAACTTGAACTTGAATGTAAATAA
- the ftsW gene encoding putative lipid II flippase FtsW, with translation MNHYNNDTITKQSENQLDSKPSTWMTYGGNVLWIPVIALTGFGILFVYSSSSVYSAQHYGTEFYYAKKQTLFLIPAFIAAVAGAKIPLEFYFRYIKFLFFILIVLTFSTHLPYIGKTVSGAARWISIKPLPPIQPSEFLKIFTIIFLASIITFKQSSSDIKINKNEKKIPYTLNYFFLLLAPIAIISQKDFGSTVVVTSGIVAMLFMNGLAKRYFVGIFGLLVFGMTAAVLAEPYRISRIITFLDPFKDPLGSGFQVIQSFVAVANGGLFGRGIGESQQKLFFLPEAHTDFILAVITEEMGFIGILVLAILYSVLYYAILRLVLYGKTHRDRLLATGAFAILVTTTIINMGVVAGALPNKGLPLPFISSGGTALVANYFIIGLMSQISRRIYSQ, from the coding sequence GTGAATCATTATAACAATGACACAATTACAAAACAAAGTGAAAATCAATTAGACTCAAAACCAAGTACATGGATGACTTACGGTGGAAATGTATTGTGGATTCCAGTCATTGCACTAACAGGTTTTGGTATTTTATTTGTGTATAGTTCTTCATCTGTTTATTCGGCACAACATTACGGAACAGAATTTTATTATGCAAAAAAACAAACCTTGTTTCTTATACCTGCATTTATAGCAGCAGTTGCAGGAGCTAAAATTCCATTAGAATTTTATTTTAGATATATTAAATTTTTGTTTTTTATTTTAATAGTATTAACTTTTTCTACACATCTCCCATACATTGGAAAAACTGTTAGCGGTGCTGCAAGATGGATATCAATAAAACCACTTCCACCAATTCAACCATCAGAATTTTTAAAGATTTTTACAATTATTTTTTTAGCTTCGATTATAACTTTTAAACAATCATCTTCTGATATAAAAATTAATAAAAATGAAAAAAAAATACCTTATACACTAAATTATTTTTTTCTTTTACTTGCACCCATTGCAATAATTTCGCAAAAAGATTTTGGTTCAACAGTTGTTGTAACCTCAGGAATAGTTGCCATGTTATTTATGAATGGACTTGCAAAAAGATATTTTGTGGGAATTTTTGGTCTTTTAGTTTTTGGAATGACAGCCGCTGTATTGGCTGAACCTTATAGAATTTCAAGAATCATTACTTTTCTTGATCCATTTAAAGATCCGTTAGGTTCTGGTTTTCAGGTAATTCAAAGCTTTGTCGCTGTTGCAAACGGTGGACTTTTTGGCAGAGGGATTGGAGAGAGTCAACAAAAGCTTTTTTTCTTACCAGAAGCACATACAGATTTTATTTTAGCAGTTATTACAGAAGAAATGGGATTTATTGGAATTCTTGTGCTGGCTATTTTATATTCTGTTCTTTACTATGCTATTCTAAGGCTGGTTCTATATGGAAAAACGCACAGAGACAGATTATTAGCTACAGGTGCATTCGCAATTCTTGTCACCACGACTATAATTAATATGGGAGTTGTTGCAGGAGCACTTCCAAATAAAGGACTTCCACTTCCTTTTATTTCTAGCGGAGGTACCGCTTTGGTTGCTAATTATTTTATAATTGGTCTTATGTCTCAAATTTCCAGAAGAATATATAGCCAATAA
- the murD gene encoding UDP-N-acetylmuramoyl-L-alanine--D-glutamate ligase — MCFHKNIEKTKFFIAGAAKSGLSVAKLLKNYDAKVFITEEKKLSQEVIEELNYLKIPFEDKGHSLEKITNECDVMILSPGIPLNTQIPMLCMKENLVLVSEIEVASWFLKPNNLILAITGTNGKSTTVNYLNQLINLSERNSIACGNIGTPFSHVVSQNSKENIFVLELSSYQLELTFSIQPKCSAILNIQNDHLGRYETIEEYLKAKWRIVLLTDPEGLVILDYDVLKLALKIGLILPKCKIIVTKFCHQMQKNKKTDNFEQKYQFFQNKLNNYRYLPNPIYKEIERLEIEDLPVSKFLNFAYVTYNKEEAVTVSLKTDNLIKKIEINKTCIPGKHNVMNILTASLIAQHLGIHDEFITSQWNESSSKYIHLPHRLEKIGKGYCIFINELLQEKNLLIINDSKATNVESTLVALTSFKLPIRLLLGGKPKGDSYKPIIEFFNKNLIKVYPFGDASEIIFNELISNKNYLAKPSNNMISAANLALNDAQNNEIILLSPACSSFDEFRDFEHRGNVFREWAISHLKENKSESL, encoded by the coding sequence ATGTGTTTCCACAAAAATATTGAAAAAACAAAATTTTTTATTGCTGGAGCAGCTAAAAGCGGACTATCTGTAGCAAAGCTATTAAAAAATTATGATGCTAAGGTTTTTATTACTGAAGAAAAAAAGCTATCTCAAGAAGTAATTGAAGAATTAAATTATTTAAAAATACCTTTTGAAGACAAAGGCCATTCATTAGAAAAAATAACTAATGAATGTGACGTGATGATTTTATCTCCTGGTATTCCATTAAACACGCAAATACCTATGCTATGTATGAAAGAAAACTTGGTTTTAGTTAGCGAAATAGAAGTTGCTTCGTGGTTTTTAAAACCAAATAACTTAATACTAGCAATTACAGGAACAAATGGAAAAAGCACTACAGTCAACTATTTAAATCAACTTATAAATTTAAGCGAACGCAATTCAATAGCATGTGGCAATATAGGCACTCCATTTTCTCATGTTGTCTCACAAAATAGTAAAGAAAACATCTTTGTTTTAGAATTAAGTAGCTATCAGTTAGAGCTTACTTTTTCTATTCAACCTAAATGCTCTGCAATTTTAAATATTCAAAATGACCATTTAGGCAGATATGAAACAATAGAAGAATACTTAAAAGCAAAATGGAGAATTGTTTTATTAACAGATCCTGAAGGCCTTGTCATTTTAGATTATGATGTTCTAAAATTAGCCCTTAAAATTGGCTTAATTTTACCAAAATGCAAAATCATAGTTACAAAATTTTGTCATCAAATGCAAAAAAATAAAAAAACTGATAATTTTGAACAAAAATATCAGTTTTTTCAAAACAAATTAAATAACTATAGATATTTACCTAACCCAATTTACAAAGAAATTGAACGTTTAGAAATTGAAGATCTTCCTGTTTCTAAATTTCTTAATTTTGCTTATGTTACCTACAACAAAGAAGAAGCTGTTACAGTAAGTTTAAAAACTGATAATTTAATAAAAAAAATTGAAATCAATAAAACTTGTATACCAGGTAAACATAATGTCATGAATATATTAACGGCAAGTTTAATTGCTCAACATCTTGGTATACATGATGAATTCATTACATCTCAATGGAATGAAAGCAGTTCAAAGTATATTCATTTACCGCATCGTTTAGAAAAAATTGGTAAAGGTTACTGTATTTTTATTAACGAATTATTACAAGAAAAAAATTTACTAATTATTAATGATTCAAAAGCAACCAACGTAGAAAGTACTTTAGTCGCCCTAACCTCTTTTAAGCTACCAATCAGGCTTCTTTTAGGTGGTAAACCTAAGGGAGATAGCTATAAACCAATTATAGAGTTTTTTAACAAAAACTTAATTAAAGTATACCCATTTGGAGACGCTTCAGAAATTATTTTTAACGAATTGATATCGAATAAAAATTATTTAGCTAAGCCATCTAATAATATGATTTCAGCCGCAAATTTAGCTCTAAATGATGCACAAAATAATGAAATTATACTTCTTTCTCCTGCATGCAGTAGTTTCGATGAATTTCGAGATTTTGAGCACAGAGGAAATGTTTTTCGCGAATGGGCTATATCTCATTTAAAGGAAAATAAAAGTGAATCATTATAA
- the mraY gene encoding phospho-N-acetylmuramoyl-pentapeptide-transferase, giving the protein MIYLLISKLIMINPKFSGLNAFSYLSSRAILALITSIVVSMLLYPRAIRLLRSLKAGQPIRELGLEEQMLKKGTPTMGGVVIIFATLLSAILWMDVTNRHFVTLVIVTIGFGFVGFLDDYLKISKKNTAGLSSKKKMLGLLLFGFLAVIWHLWSANELIITHASSQSPTTVNIPFLKNVVINLGYLYAPFAILVIVGSSNAVNLTDGLDGLAIGPVITCALTLTILSYVTGNTVVSKYLYYHSISGTGEISVFLSGVIGASIGFLWYNTFPAQIFMGDSGALSLGGILGTVAVITGHEILLVLMGGIFVAEALSVIIQVVSFKTRGKRVFRMAPVHHHYQKKGWPEQKITVRIWIISFILALLSILTLKLR; this is encoded by the coding sequence ATGATCTATTTACTAATATCTAAGCTCATAATGATCAATCCAAAATTTTCTGGTCTTAACGCCTTCTCATACTTATCGAGTAGGGCAATATTAGCTCTCATCACAAGCATCGTCGTATCAATGCTACTTTATCCCAGAGCCATTCGCTTATTGCGATCTCTAAAGGCAGGTCAGCCTATCAGAGAATTAGGGCTAGAAGAACAAATGTTAAAAAAAGGCACTCCTACAATGGGAGGAGTTGTAATTATTTTTGCAACGCTATTAAGCGCAATTCTTTGGATGGATGTCACAAACCGACATTTTGTTACATTAGTTATTGTAACAATCGGCTTTGGTTTTGTAGGATTTTTAGATGACTACTTAAAAATTTCAAAAAAAAATACTGCAGGGCTATCTAGTAAGAAAAAAATGTTAGGTTTACTCTTATTTGGTTTTCTCGCTGTCATTTGGCATTTATGGTCTGCAAACGAATTAATTATAACTCATGCTTCTTCTCAAAGTCCAACAACAGTTAACATTCCATTTTTAAAAAATGTAGTAATTAATTTAGGATATTTATATGCCCCATTTGCAATATTAGTTATTGTAGGTTCAAGTAACGCTGTAAACTTAACTGATGGTTTGGATGGATTAGCAATTGGTCCAGTAATAACCTGTGCTTTAACCTTAACAATTCTTAGTTATGTAACTGGAAATACTGTTGTATCTAAGTATCTTTATTACCATTCAATTTCTGGTACTGGTGAAATTAGTGTATTTTTATCTGGAGTTATTGGTGCTTCAATAGGATTTCTCTGGTATAATACCTTTCCGGCACAAATTTTTATGGGAGACTCTGGAGCCCTTTCTTTAGGAGGTATTTTAGGAACTGTTGCAGTAATTACGGGACATGAAATACTTTTAGTATTAATGGGAGGTATTTTTGTAGCAGAAGCATTAAGTGTTATCATACAAGTTGTATCTTTTAAAACAAGAGGTAAACGAGTTTTTAGAATGGCTCCTGTACATCATCACTATCAAAAGAAAGGTTGGCCTGAGCAAAAGATTACAGTAAGAATTTGGATAATTAGTTTTATTCTAGCACTTCTTAGTATTCTAACCTTAAAGCTCAGATAA